GGGCGCAATCTGGTCGATCCGGAATTGCTGGAGCGGGTCGAGTTCCTGCGCGGCCCGGCGTCGAGCCTGTACGGATCGGACGCACTCGCGGGCGTAGTTGCCATGCGCACCCGTGACCCCGGCGATCTGCTGGCCGAAGGCAGCGGAGATGTCTTCGTCGGGTCGCGCATCAGCCACGATTCGCGCGACGCCTCGACCGCAGTGACCGCCTCGACCGCGACCGTGCTCGGCGGCTGGCAGATGCTGCTGAGCGCGAACCAGCGCCAGGAGCACGAGCGCGACAACCTGCCGCGCAGCGGCGGCCTGCAATCGAACCCGGCCGAGGGCGACGAACGCTTCGTGCTGGCCAAGTTGATCCACGATGACATCGTTCCCGGTCGCCTGAGCTTCGGCTTCGATGGCTACCGTGCCGAAGTCGAGACCGATGTGCGTTCCTTGGTCAATGGCCCCGGCCAGTACGCGAGCACCACCGCGATGCGGGCCGACGATCGCGAGACGCGCGGCCGCGCCTCGCTGGCCTGGAGCGGCGAGTCTGACGGCAGCGTGTTCAGCAGCTGGAACCTGATGAGCTACGTGCAGCGCTCCGAGATCGAGCAGGACACGCTGCAGGACCGCCGCGGCGCGACGCCGAGCGCAGCCGCCACCCGGCGCTTGCGCGAGTTCCGTTTCGACACGCAGCAAGTCGGTCTCGAAGGACTGGTCGCCGGCGAGGCGCAGGCCGGCGCGCTCGCGCACCGCTACGTGCTCGGCTTCGACTTCGCGCGCACTGCGCTGGAAGAATCGCGCAACGGTTCGGAGACCAATCTGGCGACCGGTGTCAGCTCTCCGGTGATCCTCGGCGAACGTCTGCCGGTGCGCGACTTCCCGGATCTGACGGTGCAGGAACTCGGCGTCTATGCGCAGGACGAGATCGGTTTCGGCGAGCGCTGGTTCCTGATCCCGGCGCTGCGTCTGGACCGCTATCGCACCGATGCCGATCCCGACGCGATGTGGCTGTCCGACAACCCGAGCACTGCGGTCGTGGACAGCACCGAACACAGTGTCACGCCGAAACTTGGCCTGCGCTATGCCGCGAGCGAGTCGCTCGGCCTGTTCGCGCAATACGCGCGTGGCTTCCGCGCGCCGCCGTTCTCCGACGTCAACATCGGCCTCAACATCCCCGCCTTCGGCTACAGCGCCATTCCGAACCCCGACCTGCGCCCCGAGCGCAGCCACGGCTTCGAGCTCGGCGCGCGCTGGTCGGGCGAGCAGGCGAACGCCGAGATCGCGCTGTACGACAACCGCTACCGCGATCTGATCGAGTCGCGCGTCAATCTCGGCCGCGATCCGCAGAGTGGCCTGCTGGTGTTCCAGTCGCAGAATCGCGATCGCGCGCGCATCCATGGCGTCGAGTTGTCCGGCGATGCCAGCCTGGCCGCGCTCGGGCTCGACGCCTACAGCACGACCTGGTCGGCGAGCTGGGCGAAGGGCGAGGACACCGAGCGCAATCTGCCGCTGAACACGATCGATCCGGCGCGCCTGGTGCTCGGCCTTGCGCGCGAAAACGGCGATGGTCGCCACCGTGTCGAGCTGCTCGGTCGCTTCGCGGCGGCCAAGGACGATCTCGACACGTCGCGCGGCGAGTTGTTTGCGACGCCGGGCTACGGCGCGTTCGACCTGTTCTGGCACTTTGATGCGACCGACTGGATGCGCGTCGATGCCGGCATCAGCAATCTCGGCGACCGACGTTACTGGCAGTGGATCTCGGTGCGCGGATTCGCGCCGGACGCGCGCGAGGTCGACCTGGCGACGCAGTCCGGGCGATCGTTCATGGTCTCGTTCCGGATCGGGGGTTGATCGGGCGCGATGTGATTGGGTCGCGATGATGAATCGCGCCGTTGTGATGGTGAAGCGGTGACGAATCGCGCGGTTGTGATTGGGCCGCGGTGATGGATCGCACCGTTGTGGGTGTGTCGCGGTGATGGATCGCGCCGTTGTGGGCGTGTCGCGGTGATGAATCGCGCCGTTGTGGGTGTGTCGCGGTGATGGATCGCGCCGTTGCCGGCGCTCCTACAAACGGCCTCGACGCCGCGCGCTGTTTGTAGGAGCGCCGGCAACGGCGCGATGCTCTTACGCCGGCAACGGCGCGATGCTCTTACGCCGGCAACGGCGCGATGCTCTTACGCCGGCCACGGCGCGATGCTCTTACGCCGGCCACGGCGCGATGTTCTTGAATCGGAAACGCGTTCAACGAACCAACAACACACCCGCGAACGCGACCAGCATCGCGATGTGGCTTGGCAGCAGGTGCAGCCCGAAGCTGCGGCCGCCGGCGACGAAGGCGATGGTGGTCTTGCTGATGGTGTTGGTGGCGAAGCCGATCAGCACGCCGATGCCGGCCACACCGGGATCGACCTGGCCGGCGTTGAACACCTGCGCGATCGAGGCCGCGGAGGCGTGCGCATCGGCAAAGCCGGACACGCCAGCCGCGGCCAGCGCGCCGGCGTCGCCGAACCAGTGCTGCAGGATCGCCGAAGTCAGCAGGATCGCCGAGACCAGGGCCACGAACAGCAACGCATGGGTCGGATGGAACGGTCGGCCCTTGAGCGGTTCGATGCCATTGCGCCCGTCGCGCCAGGCGGCGAGGCCGGAGAAGCTGGCGGCGACCAGCGTGGCCAGGCCAGCGGCGGCCAGCGGCCAGACCAGCGCCTGCAGCAGTGGCCGCGACAGTGCGCCGAGCACCAGCGCCAACTGCAGGATGGTGGCGACGTTCGCCAGGGTCGCTGCGGCGACGCAGGAAGGCCGCTGTTCCGGCTGCGCGCGCGCGCGCGCAGGGATCCGAGCGCGCGCTGGGCAACATAGCCGAGCGCGTTGATCGACATCACCAGCACCACCAGCCGCCACAGCCGGTGCGGATTGAAGACTTGCCACGGGTCGATGGCACGGTCCGGCAGCAGCGGCAGCACGATCAGCGCCGAGGCGATCAGCAGCAGGCCATCGTGCAGTTCCTGTGGCGTCAGCACCTCGCGCGTGAACGCGTGCAGACGCGACTTCAGCGCCAGAATCAGCGCCACCCCCACGCCGAGCCCGGCCGCCAGTTCGCGCTGCGACATCGCCAGCACGCCGAGCAGGAAGGCGACGAACATTGCCACTTCGGTGGTCAGGCCGGGGTCGGCCTCGCGCGAGCGGTGGTAGCTGAGCAGCGCGGCGAGACCGACGAAGGCGCCGGCGATGGCGATCAGGGCGGTGCCCATCAGCGTGCTGACGGCGCCTGCGAGCGAAATCAGGGCGAAGGTACGCACCCCCGCAACGATGTGCGCCGGGTCTTCGCCCTTGCGCTGTTCGCGTTCGACCCCGATCAGCAGCCCGACGCCGAGCGCGACCGCAAGGCCGATCAGCAGGTCAGGTTCGTTGGCTTCGATCGACATGGCGCGAGCCTGCGCAATTCGCGACGATCGCGCAAGTCGTGCCTGCGCCGCTCAGCGCAGCGATGCTGCGAATGGCCCAGCCCAGTGGTGGGCGCGGGCGATGGCCACGATCAGCCCGAAGCAGCCGAGCGCCAGCAGCAGCGCGATGATGCGTCCGCGCTGCGTGCGGCCACGCTTGAGCGCGTAGCTGCCGGTCACGATGTAGGCGACGAGCAGCAGCACCTTGGCGGTCAGCCAGGCGTGCACGAACGGGTACTGCCCGAGCAGCGCCGACAGGGTGAGCGCCGCGGCCAGCAGCACCGTATCGATGAGCACGCTCGGGTAGCGCAGCGCCTTGTGCTGGACATAGGGCGAGCGCACCAGCATCAAGCCGGCGCGCAACACGAACAACGCAAACGACAGCACCACGGCGTGCACGTGCAGCGCCTTGATCAGGGCGTAGTGGCTGGCCATGGGGGTGCATGCCGGGTCGGGGGCGCGCAGGCTATCCGCACCCGGTCCGCGCGCACAAGCCGACTCGGCCCAGTCGAGCCGGGCACCATCGCCACTCAAAGCAACATGCGCGTGCCCAGTTCAACCACCTGGTTGGCGGGCAGGGCGAAGTAGGAGCCGGCGTCGTCGGCTTGGCGGCTCATCGCCGAGTACAGCTGCGAGCGCCATGCCGGCAGGCGGCCCGGGCCGTCGCCGATGGTGGAGCGGGCGACGACGTAGGTGACGGCGATGTCATTGCCCATGCCAAGCGCGGGGTCGATGTCGCGCAGCGCCTTCGGCAGGTCGGGCTCTTCGCGGAAGCCGAAGCGTACGCGCACGTCGTGCATGTTCTGCCCGAGTGCGTTGACCTGCAGTCGTTGCGTCGCCGCCGCGTAGGGCGTTTCGAGGAACTCGATATGCACGAACAGCACGGTCTCGTGCAGCACCTTGAAGTGTTTCAGGCCGTGCAGCAGCGCGCTTGGCACGCGGCCCGGATCGGAGTTCAGGTACACCGCGGTGCCAGGCACGCGGGTCACCCCGGAGGTCAGGGCCATGCCGCAACCTGCGAGCGGCAGGTCGAGGCGTGCGCGTTCCTCGGCGACCAGGCTGCTGCCACGGCGCCAGGTCGTCAGCAGCAGGAAGATCAGTGCGCCGAGTGCGATGGGGAACCAGCCGCCGTGCAGGAACTTCATCGCATTCGATGCGAAGAACACGATCTCGAGCAGCAGCACCGCGGCGAGGAAGGCGATCAGCACGAAACGCCGACGCTGCTCGCGCTGGGCGGCGATGGCTGCGGTCAGCAGGGTGGTCACGATCATCGTGCCGGAGACGGCGATGCCGTAGGCCGCGGCCAACGCACTCGAGGAGCCGAAGCTCGCGACCAGCAGCACGACCCCGACCAGCATCAGCCAGTTCACCGCCGGCACGTAGATCTGGCCGCGTTCGGTGTCGGAAGTATGCAGCAGCCGGATCCGCGGCAGGTAGCCGAGGCGCGAAGCCTGCAGCGTGATCGAATACGCGCCCGAAATCGTCGCCTGCGAGGCGATCACGGTCGCGGCCGAGGCGAGCGCGATCAGCGGCCACAGGAACCAGTCGGGCGCGAGCGCATAGAACGGATTCGCGGCCGCGGCCGGATCGCGGATGACCAGTGCGCCCTGGCCGAAATAGTTGAGCAGCAGGGCTGGGCAGACCAGGCCGTACCAGGCGACACGCACCGGCCAGGCGCCGAAGTGCCCCATGTCGGCGTACAGCGCCTCGCCGCCGGTCAGTGCGAGGAACACCGCGCTCATCAGCACGAAGGCCGCTTGTGGCTGCTCGATCGCGAAGCGCAGCGCGTAACGGGGGTCGAGTGCGGCGAGCACCTGCGGTGTCTCGACGATGCTGAGCAGGCCGAGCACCGCGAGTGTCGCGAACCAGACCAGGGTGACCGGGCCGAACGATTTGCCGACGCGGCCGGTGCCATGGCGCTGGATCAGGAACAGCCCGATCAGGATGCCGATCGTGATCGGCAGCACCCAGTGCGACAACGCCGGCGCCGCAACGGCGACGCCTTCGATCGCCGACAGCACCGAGATCGCCGGGGTGATGATCGCGTCACCATAAAACAGCGCCGCCGCGAACACACCGAGCACGATCATGCCGGCCGCGAGCCGGGGATGCGCAGCGCTGGCACGATGCGCAAGAGCGGTCAGCGCGAGCACGCCGCCTTCGCCGTCGTTGTCGTGGCGCAGCACGATCCAGACGTACTTCAGCGAAATCACCAGCATCACCGCCCAGAACAGCGCGGACAGCGTGACCAACACGTGCTCCGGTGTGGCGCTGAGGCCATGCCCGGGCGTGAACGCTTCCTTGAACGCATACAGAGGGCTGGTGCCGATATCGCCGTAGACGATGCCGAGTGCGGCCAGCACCAGGGCGTGACGTGAGGATTTCATCGGGAGATCTCGCAGAATGATCAGGATTGCCAGCGGCAACCGACGCCGGTTTCGGTGAGCAGGTGGCGCGGTCGCGTCGGGTCGGCTTCGAGCTTGCGGCGCAGATGGCCGACGACGATGCGCACGTAGTGGTGCTGGTCGCGCGCGGCATCGCCCCACGCGTCGGCGAGCAGGCGCCGATAGGTCAGGACCTGGTCGGGATGGGCAGCGAGCAGCGACAGGACGCTGAACTCGATTGGGGTCAGGTGCACTGCCACACCGCCCCGGCTGACCCGACGCGCGGCGAAGTCGATGCGCAGTTCTCCGGCCACAAGGATCGGCGGCGTCGCATCGGCGCGCGCCCGCCGCGTCAGGGCCCGGATGCGCGCCAGCAGCTCGCCGCTCGCAAACGGCTTGGACAGATAGTCGTCGGCACCGGCATCGAGCGCAGCGATCTTGTCGCGTTCGAGATGACGGGCCGAGAGCACCAGTACCGGCAGCGTGCTGTAGCGACGCAACTCGCGCACGAAGTCGACGCCATCGCCATCGGGCAGGCCGAGGTCGAGCAGCAGCAGGTCGAAAGCCTGGTGCGACAGCTGATCGCGTGCTTCGCTCAGGTCGGACGCGCACTGCACGCCGATGTGCGACGCTGCCAGGCATTCGGCGAGCAGACGACGGATCGCGAAATCGTCCTCGACGATCAGCGCCTGGACACTTCGTGGCGTGTTCATGGTCCAGCCTCGGGCAGGCCCGGCATCGCCTCCGCGGGTAACGGCAGGGTGATCGTGACTTCGGCCATGCCGTCGCGGTTGCCGAGGCTGATGCCGCCGCCGTGCGCATCGATTACGGCCTTGCACACGGCGAGCCCGATGCCGAAGCCCGGGGAACGGTCGCCGTGGTCGCCGCGCGCGAATGCGTCGAGCAAACTGTCCGCGCCCGCCGGGAAGCGCGAGCCGGAGTTGCCGATGCGCAGGCACACGTGGGCGCTGTCGCTCGCTGCGGCGATGCGGATGCGCTGCGCGGAGCCGCCTTGCTTGATCGCGTTGTCGACCAGGTTCGCGAGCACGCGTTCGCACATCAGCACATCGAGCTGCAGCCAGGGCAGGTCGGGGGCGACCTCGACCTCGATGGCGTCCAGGCCGCGCAGCGAGCCCAGCGACGCCAAGGCGGCGCCGACCAGTTCCTCCAGTGCAACCCACTCGCGCTGCAGCAGCGCGCCCGGGCTGCGCAGGCGGGCGAGATCGAGCAGGCTCTCGCACAGCCGATTGGCGCGCAGGGCTTCTTCGCACAGGGCTTCGGCCGCGGTCGCGCCCTCGCCAATCAGGGTTTCGCGCAGCGCGTCGGCGCGCGCGTAGAGCACGGTCAGCGGCGTGCGCAGGTCGTGCGACAGCGAGGCGAGCAGTGTGTTGCGCAGACGCTCCGACTCGATTTCGACCTGGGTGCGCGCGGCCACATCCAGGTAATGCAGGCGCTCCAGTGCCGCCGCCATCAAGCCGGCGACGACGGCGAGGGTTTCCTCTCGCGCACTGGCCGCGGCCGCCGGCAGCGCCGGCAGCGCGGTTTCGAGCACGCCGCGCTGGCGGGTCGCACCGAGCAGGGGCTGCAGGTTGCGCAGCGGGCGATCGCTGTCGCCGCCGCCGAACTGTGCGGCCTGTCCGATCGCTTCGACGGAACGCAGGGCGGCGTCGACGCCGGGCTCGGTACGCGTCAGGTCGGTATGCCGTTGTTCTTCCGGCGGGTGGAAACGCACCACCGCGTCGAACTCGCGACGCAGGAAGGCGTCGACGACCGCGATGACCTGTTCGCGGCGCAGCGTCGCGCTGAGCGCGGCGGCGAGCTGGTACAGCGCGCGCTGGCGGTGTTCGCCATCGGCATGGGCGAGCTTGCTGGCGCGCAGGTGCCCGCTGATCTGCGACACCAGCAGCGCGACCACCAGCATCACCGCGAACACGACCAGGTACTCGGCGTCATGCACCGTGAACGAGCCGCGCGGCGGCACGAAGCCGACGTCGAACACGGCGACGCTGACCACGCTCGCCAGCACCGCCGGACCGCGCCCGAAGCGCGCCGCGATGATCGCGACCAGCAACAACAGCAGCATCGCGACATTGACCAGCGCGATGCGATCGTGCCACGGCAGCAGGGCTGCGCTCGCCGCGGCGCACATCAGCAACGCCGCCAGGAACGGATGCCGGTCGTACCAGGCACCGTGCGGTGTGAGTGACGCGGAAACGGGTGGCAACGGGCTCGACATGCGCGCAGTGTCGCGCAGCCGCCATAAAAATCGTGGAAAGGCGCGTGTGGCTCGGGCTCAGCGCTGCAACACGCAGCGCGCCAGGTGTTTCAGACGATCGACGTTGGTGATCGCGACTTCGCGCTTGTCCACTTCGATCAGCCCATCGTCCTGGAAGCGACGCAGTACCCGGCTTACCGTCTCCGGCGCCAGGCGCAGGTAGTTGGCGATGTCGGCGCGCGGCATCATCAGGTGCAGGCGCGTGGCCGAATAGCCGCGGTCGGCGAAGCGCTCCGAGAGGTTGAGCAGGAACGCCGCCAGGCGCTCGTCGGCGCTGTAGTCGCCACCGAGCAGTGCGGCATTGACGATGTCCTTGCTCATCAGCTTGAACAGGGTTTCCTGGATGCCGGGCAGGCGCGTGGCCAGGATGCTCAGTTGCGGGAACGAAAAACGACACAGCGTGACGGTGTCGAGCGCGATCGCGTCACAGGGATAGCGCGCGCTGTACAAACCGTTGAGGCCGATCAGCTCGCCCGGCAGGAAGAAGCCGAGGATCTGCTCGCGCCCCTGTTCATCGATGCGGCGAGTCTTGACCATGCCGGCGCGCACCGCATAGATCGCGGCAAACGGCTCGCCGTAGCGGAACGCTTCTTCGCCGGCGTGGATCGGCGCGGTGTGCTCGACCAGGCAGTGCAACTCTTCGAGCGCACGCTTGTCGTAGCCGCCGACCATGCACACGCGGCCGAACGCGCAGGTGCTACAGAAACGCTGGTCGTCGCCATCGCCCGGGTCCTGCGGGCTCGGCCAGCGCAGGATGTTGCCCGGCGCACTCATGGCCTACACCACGCGCGAGAACTTGTGCGGCACGACCTGCGACTGGTGCAGATGACGGTCGAAACACATGGCGACGACGCGCATGAGCAGACGCCCGCGCGCGGTGATTTCGATGCAGTCCGGTTTGAGGTTGACGAGTCCATCGGCGGCCAGGGGGGCAAGACGCGTCAATTCTGACGCGAAATACTCGTCGAATACGAGATCATGGCGCCTGCCGAAGGTATTTTTTACCAGTCGGCAGTGGCACATCAGACTCTGGATGGCGTCGGCGATGATGCGGTCCTGGGCGGTCATTTCGTAGCCGCGCACGATCGGCAACTGGCCGGCGAGCAGCGGCGTGTAGTAGGCCGGCAGGTCCTTGGCGTTCTGCACGTAGGCATGGCCGATCTTGCCGATCGAGCTCATGCCGAGCCCGATCAGGTCGCACTCGGCGCGGGTTGAATAGCCCTGGAAGTTGCGGTGCAGCCCGCCGCGCTCCTGCGCCAGCACCAGTTCGTCGTCGGGCAGGGCGAAGTGGTCCATGCCGATGTAGACGTAGCCGGCGCCACACAGCTTGTCGATCGCGAGTTCGAGCAGGCCGAGCTTCTCCTCGGCGCTCGGCAGATCCTCGGCGCGGATCTGGTTCTGCGCCTTGAAGTGGTTCGGCAGGTGCGCATAGCTGTAGGTGGCGATGCGGTCCGGGCGCATGCCGATGACGGTATCGAGGGTTTGCCCGAAGGCGCGCTGGTTCTGCCGCGGCAGGCCGTAGATCAGATCGACATTGGTCGAGCGCATGCCGTTGCTGCGTGCCGCTTCGATCAGGGCGGCGGTCTGTTCGACCGACTGGATGCGGTTGACCGCCTTCTGCACGTCGGCGTCGAAGTCCTGGATGCCGAGGCTGATGCGGTTGATGCCGGCTGCGGCGATGTCGGCCACCAGTTGGGCGTCGGCGTGGCGTGGGTCGAGTTCCACTGAATACTCGCGGCTGGCCTCGGGGTCGAAGCTGAACGCGGACTCGAGCCGCGCCATGACCGCGAGAATGCCCTCGGAACCAAGGAATTCGGGGTGCCGCCGCCAAAATGGATCTGGGTGAGCAGG
The window above is part of the Lysobacterales bacterium genome. Proteins encoded here:
- a CDS encoding potassium transporter Kup, whose protein sequence is MKSSRHALVLAALGIVYGDIGTSPLYAFKEAFTPGHGLSATPEHVLVTLSALFWAVMLVISLKYVWIVLRHDNDGEGGVLALTALAHRASAAHPRLAAGMIVLGVFAAALFYGDAIITPAISVLSAIEGVAVAAPALSHWVLPITIGILIGLFLIQRHGTGRVGKSFGPVTLVWFATLAVLGLLSIVETPQVLAALDPRYALRFAIEQPQAAFVLMSAVFLALTGGEALYADMGHFGAWPVRVAWYGLVCPALLLNYFGQGALVIRDPAAAANPFYALAPDWFLWPLIALASAATVIASQATISGAYSITLQASRLGYLPRIRLLHTSDTERGQIYVPAVNWLMLVGVVLLVASFGSSSALAAAYGIAVSGTMIVTTLLTAAIAAQREQRRRFVLIAFLAAVLLLEIVFFASNAMKFLHGGWFPIALGALIFLLLTTWRRGSSLVAEERARLDLPLAGCGMALTSGVTRVPGTAVYLNSDPGRVPSALLHGLKHFKVLHETVLFVHIEFLETPYAAATQRLQVNALGQNMHDVRVRFGFREEPDLPKALRDIDPALGMGNDIAVTYVVARSTIGDGPGRLPAWRSQLYSAMSRQADDAGSYFALPANQVVELGTRMLL
- a CDS encoding response regulator, producing MNTPRSVQALIVEDDFAIRRLLAECLAASHIGVQCASDLSEARDQLSHQAFDLLLLDLGLPDGDGVDFVRELRRYSTLPVLVLSARHLERDKIAALDAGADDYLSKPFASGELLARIRALTRRARADATPPILVAGELRIDFAARRVSRGGVAVHLTPIEFSVLSLLAAHPDQVLTYRRLLADAWGDAARDQHHYVRIVVGHLRRKLEADPTRPRHLLTETGVGCRWQS
- a CDS encoding DUF4118 domain-containing protein — translated: MSSPLPPVSASLTPHGAWYDRHPFLAALLMCAAASAALLPWHDRIALVNVAMLLLLLVAIIAARFGRGPAVLASVVSVAVFDVGFVPPRGSFTVHDAEYLVVFAVMLVVALLVSQISGHLRASKLAHADGEHRQRALYQLAAALSATLRREQVIAVVDAFLRREFDAVVRFHPPEEQRHTDLTRTEPGVDAALRSVEAIGQAAQFGGGDSDRPLRNLQPLLGATRQRGVLETALPALPAAAASAREETLAVVAGLMAAALERLHYLDVAARTQVEIESERLRNTLLASLSHDLRTPLTVLYARADALRETLIGEGATAAEALCEEALRANRLCESLLDLARLRSPGALLQREWVALEELVGAALASLGSLRGLDAIEVEVAPDLPWLQLDVLMCERVLANLVDNAIKQGGSAQRIRIAAASDSAHVCLRIGNSGSRFPAGADSLLDAFARGDHGDRSPGFGIGLAVCKAVIDAHGGGISLGNRDGMAEVTITLPLPAEAMPGLPEAGP
- a CDS encoding SirB2 family protein, whose protein sequence is MASHYALIKALHVHAVVLSFALFVLRAGLMLVRSPYVQHKALRYPSVLIDTVLLAAALTLSALLGQYPFVHAWLTAKVLLLVAYIVTGSYALKRGRTQRGRIIALLLALGCFGLIVAIARAHHWAGPFAASLR
- a CDS encoding TonB-dependent hemoglobin/transferrin/lactoferrin family receptor yields the protein MRRNSLAIAITLVFAQPAFAADPAAAAQPRRMQSVVVVASRVEQPVGEIAGSVALIERERIETRLIRDIRDLARYDASLSVNEDASRFGAQGFAIRGLEGNRVAVELDGVPLGDGFSVGSFSRAGRNLVDPELLERVEFLRGPASSLYGSDALAGVVAMRTRDPGDLLAEGSGDVFVGSRISHDSRDASTAVTASTATVLGGWQMLLSANQRQEHERDNLPRSGGLQSNPAEGDERFVLAKLIHDDIVPGRLSFGFDGYRAEVETDVRSLVNGPGQYASTTAMRADDRETRGRASLAWSGESDGSVFSSWNLMSYVQRSEIEQDTLQDRRGATPSAAATRRLREFRFDTQQVGLEGLVAGEAQAGALAHRYVLGFDFARTALEESRNGSETNLATGVSSPVILGERLPVRDFPDLTVQELGVYAQDEIGFGERWFLIPALRLDRYRTDADPDAMWLSDNPSTAVVDSTEHSVTPKLGLRYAASESLGLFAQYARGFRAPPFSDVNIGLNIPAFGYSAIPNPDLRPERSHGFELGARWSGEQANAEIALYDNRYRDLIESRVNLGRDPQSGLLVFQSQNRDRARIHGVELSGDASLAALGLDAYSTTWSASWAKGEDTERNLPLNTIDPARLVLGLARENGDGRHRVELLGRFAAAKDDLDTSRGELFATPGYGAFDLFWHFDATDWMRVDAGISNLGDRRYWQWISVRGFAPDAREVDLATQSGRSFMVSFRIGG
- a CDS encoding helix-turn-helix domain-containing protein → MSAPGNILRWPSPQDPGDGDDQRFCSTCAFGRVCMVGGYDKRALEELHCLVEHTAPIHAGEEAFRYGEPFAAIYAVRAGMVKTRRIDEQGREQILGFFLPGELIGLNGLYSARYPCDAIALDTVTLCRFSFPQLSILATRLPGIQETLFKLMSKDIVNAALLGGDYSADERLAAFLLNLSERFADRGYSATRLHLMMPRADIANYLRLAPETVSRVLRRFQDDGLIEVDKREVAITNVDRLKHLARCVLQR